Proteins from a genomic interval of Lysobacter arenosi:
- a CDS encoding cation diffusion facilitator family transporter — MDTRPEQRLLKLSIAITIVVGVVGIASGLLVNSDAIIFDGMYSLVDVVLTVASLSVSRLVAFEGSRRFQFGYWHLEPMVEAFGGATLALSCLYAAFTAIIGLTSGGNEVSYGLGAIWAGVLCIVGMGMSAYMRGHARRLGSNLLALDARAWLVSGSLSLALLLGFGVAVSMKRSGHEAWVPYIDPAILLCIALAMLAVPMRSTWRAIREVLQVAPGDLDREVKQVMDAVVAEHGFLEYSSHVAKVGRGRFVEILILVPADHQIGPIARVDAIRRDIAARLGADRPQFWLTIEFTGDRSWM; from the coding sequence ATGGACACCCGCCCCGAGCAGCGCCTCCTCAAGCTTTCCATCGCGATCACCATTGTCGTCGGCGTCGTCGGCATCGCCAGCGGCCTGCTGGTCAATTCCGACGCGATCATCTTCGATGGCATGTACAGCCTGGTCGACGTGGTGCTGACGGTGGCATCGCTGAGCGTGTCGCGGCTGGTGGCCTTCGAGGGCAGTCGCCGTTTCCAGTTCGGTTACTGGCACCTGGAGCCGATGGTCGAGGCGTTCGGCGGTGCCACGCTGGCGTTGTCGTGCCTCTATGCGGCCTTCACCGCGATCATCGGCCTGACCTCCGGCGGCAACGAGGTTTCGTACGGCCTGGGTGCGATCTGGGCAGGCGTGCTGTGCATCGTCGGCATGGGCATGTCGGCTTACATGCGCGGGCACGCGCGCCGGCTCGGGTCGAACCTGCTGGCGCTCGATGCGCGCGCATGGCTTGTAAGCGGCTCGCTCAGCCTGGCCCTGTTGCTGGGGTTCGGCGTCGCGGTGTCGATGAAGCGCAGTGGCCATGAAGCCTGGGTGCCGTACATCGACCCGGCGATCCTGCTTTGCATCGCGCTGGCGATGCTGGCCGTGCCGATGCGATCGACCTGGCGCGCGATCCGCGAAGTCCTGCAGGTCGCGCCCGGCGACCTCGATCGCGAGGTCAAGCAGGTCATGGACGCGGTCGTCGCCGAGCACGGCTTCCTCGAGTACTCCAGCCACGTGGCGAAGGTGGGGCGGGGCAGGTTCGTCGAGATCCTGATCCTGGTGCCGGCCGACCACCAGATCGGGCCGATTGCGCGCGTCGACGCGATCCGCCGGGACATCGCCGCGCGCCTGGGTGCCGACCGTCCGCAGTTCTGGCTGACCATCGAGTTCACCGGCGACCGCTCCTGGATGTAA
- a CDS encoding DUF4139 domain-containing protein: MKHPLSLLAPACLLAACSLAACSGSKAPADTGGAPAATQGATRQGADSGVATATRLTVYSGGYDQLAHSGVPQAGMPGYALVDRKLQRTLKQGENAITADDVPPSMDVEAASLRPLTDGIGIAGQRYVAALSGTDDVLAQAIGNKVTVEHTAGGSRQTDSGTLLSAGDGLTLALDDGSIKVIRNYDSFSLVDGQARLPRHAALQWTVTAPQAGDADFQLTYPMGGMAWRAEYLARLAKGDACQLALDGAALIANRSGVTFDDAAVSLVAGEPNVERIQVTGSRVTMDRMEMAAPAPAPPPEPTVRESGEYHAYDLPGRVRLAHGSNERVPLFAPRPSIACERAYVVEADGGGWVPPQPVIEPSFRGATGVLPVTTTVSIKNSREAGLGQPLPAGRVRAFVDGDFLGESMLPHTATGEEIRLQLGKAFDLRAKREPRDFRLDRAGRTITETIELTLTNGKKTAATIRVIEPLPRWSDWELVASSVPGNKKDAQHAQFEVPVPAEGEATLTYTVRYRWNKDVTP; the protein is encoded by the coding sequence ATGAAGCATCCGCTCTCGCTGCTTGCCCCTGCTTGCTTACTTGCCGCTTGCTCCCTTGCCGCCTGCTCGGGGTCCAAGGCACCGGCGGACACGGGTGGCGCCCCCGCCGCGACACAGGGAGCCACCAGGCAAGGCGCCGACAGCGGCGTGGCCACGGCGACCCGGCTGACGGTCTACAGCGGCGGCTACGACCAGCTGGCCCACAGTGGTGTCCCGCAGGCCGGCATGCCCGGGTACGCCCTCGTCGACCGCAAGCTGCAGCGCACGCTCAAGCAAGGCGAGAACGCGATAACGGCCGACGACGTTCCGCCGTCGATGGACGTGGAGGCAGCGTCGCTGCGACCACTGACGGATGGCATCGGCATCGCCGGCCAGCGTTATGTCGCCGCGCTGTCGGGTACCGACGACGTACTCGCGCAGGCCATCGGCAACAAGGTCACCGTCGAACACACCGCCGGTGGTTCCAGGCAGACCGATAGCGGCACACTGCTGTCTGCCGGTGACGGCCTGACGCTCGCGCTGGACGATGGCAGCATCAAGGTGATCCGCAACTACGACAGCTTCAGCCTCGTCGACGGTCAAGCACGGCTGCCGCGCCACGCCGCGCTGCAATGGACGGTGACCGCGCCCCAGGCTGGAGACGCCGACTTCCAGCTGACGTATCCGATGGGCGGGATGGCCTGGCGCGCCGAGTACCTGGCGAGGCTTGCCAAGGGTGACGCCTGCCAGCTCGCGCTCGATGGCGCGGCGCTGATCGCCAATCGTTCCGGCGTGACGTTCGATGACGCCGCAGTAAGCCTGGTCGCAGGCGAACCGAATGTAGAGCGGATCCAGGTCACCGGCAGTCGAGTGACGATGGACCGCATGGAGATGGCGGCACCGGCACCGGCACCACCACCGGAACCGACCGTGCGCGAGTCCGGCGAGTACCACGCCTACGATCTTCCCGGCCGGGTGCGTCTGGCCCATGGCAGCAATGAACGCGTGCCGCTGTTCGCACCACGGCCGTCGATCGCGTGTGAGCGTGCGTATGTGGTCGAGGCAGACGGCGGCGGTTGGGTACCACCGCAACCCGTGATCGAACCTTCCTTCCGTGGCGCGACCGGCGTGCTGCCTGTGACGACGACGGTCTCCATCAAAAACTCCAGGGAAGCCGGTCTCGGCCAACCGCTGCCGGCAGGCCGCGTGCGTGCCTTCGTCGATGGCGACTTCCTCGGCGAATCCATGCTGCCGCATACGGCTACCGGCGAAGAAATCCGCCTCCAGCTCGGCAAAGCCTTCGACCTGCGTGCCAAGCGCGAGCCCAGGGACTTCCGCCTCGACCGCGCCGGCCGCACCATCACCGAGACGATTGAACTGACCTTGACCAACGGCAAGAAGACCGCGGCTACCATTCGAGTGATCGAGCCGCTGCCGCGCTGGAGCGATTGGGAGCTGGTCGCCAGCAGCGTGCCGGGCAACAAGAAGGACGCCCAGCACGCGCAATTCGAAGTCCCGGTTCCGGCCGAGGGTGAGGCCACGCTCACCTACACCGTGCGCTACCGCTGGAACAAGGACGTCACGCCATGA
- a CDS encoding copper chaperone PCu(A)C: MNASRLRLGLLALLAALSSSSAFAAECTPVVRDGWVRMPPMAMPMMAGFGRIENPCAKPMTIVAVSSVAFGDVSLHETRVVDGVSRMRALPELRIGAGESAVLKPGGMHLMLMQPGATLKPGSKVAVEFALKDGGKLLGEFVVRSAGE; encoded by the coding sequence ATGAACGCATCACGCCTCCGCCTGGGGTTACTGGCCCTGCTCGCCGCCTTGTCTTCCTCGTCTGCCTTTGCAGCCGAGTGCACGCCGGTCGTGCGCGATGGCTGGGTACGCATGCCGCCGATGGCGATGCCGATGATGGCCGGCTTCGGTCGCATCGAGAATCCGTGCGCCAAGCCGATGACGATCGTCGCCGTCAGCAGCGTCGCCTTCGGCGACGTGTCGCTGCACGAGACCCGCGTGGTCGACGGTGTCAGCCGCATGCGCGCGCTGCCGGAGTTGCGTATCGGCGCGGGTGAGTCCGCCGTGCTCAAGCCCGGTGGTATGCACCTGATGCTGATGCAGCCGGGCGCGACGCTGAAGCCGGGCAGCAAGGTCGCGGTCGAGTTCGCCCTGAAGGACGGTGGCAAGCTGCTCGGCGAGTTCGTGGTCCGCTCCGCGGGCGAATAG
- a CDS encoding FKBP-type peptidyl-prolyl cis-trans isomerase N-terminal domain-containing protein translates to MKLRLIAAAVAALALTAGNAVAQDTSTEKGKLSYALGYDLGRNSVESGEQVDVNTIIKGLQDGYGKKQPAVPVDQLRTAVQNMQQRQQAKAKAEWDKAAATNKTKSDGFIAANKAKAGVKSLPSGVQYRVIETGTGAKPTQANTVQLEVAGPYAWGERPQQPRPAQAIPAIKVSEIEMAAMREALLQMPAGSKWEVTLPPEKAYGADPRTPFPPNVAVQFEVKLVSVK, encoded by the coding sequence ATGAAGTTGCGTTTGATTGCTGCCGCCGTTGCGGCCCTGGCACTGACCGCCGGCAACGCCGTCGCGCAGGACACTTCGACCGAGAAAGGCAAGCTCAGCTATGCCCTCGGCTATGACCTTGGTCGCAACTCCGTGGAGAGCGGCGAGCAGGTCGATGTGAACACCATCATCAAGGGCCTGCAGGACGGCTACGGCAAGAAGCAGCCGGCCGTTCCGGTCGACCAGCTGCGCACCGCCGTGCAGAACATGCAGCAGCGCCAGCAGGCCAAGGCCAAGGCCGAGTGGGACAAGGCCGCCGCCACCAACAAGACCAAGAGCGACGGCTTCATCGCCGCCAACAAGGCCAAGGCTGGCGTGAAGTCGCTTCCGAGCGGCGTGCAGTACCGCGTCATCGAGACCGGCACCGGCGCCAAGCCGACCCAGGCCAACACGGTGCAGCTGGAAGTCGCTGGTCCCTACGCATGGGGCGAGCGTCCGCAGCAGCCGCGTCCGGCGCAGGCGATCCCGGCGATCAAGGTCAGCGAGATCGAGATGGCCGCAATGCGCGAAGCACTGCTGCAGATGCCGGCCGGTTCGAAGTGGGAAGTCACCCTGCCGCCGGAGAAGGCGTACGGCGCCGACCCGCGCACTCCGTTCCCGCCGAACGTCGCCGTCCAGTTCGAAGTGAAGCTGGTCAGCGTGAAGTGA
- a CDS encoding substrate-binding domain-containing protein has translation MDTERVRIHGSQTLGARLVPTVAEAWLRDIGYQDIRRVQAAPATTEIHAVRDGQPLVVEIAGSSTAQGFADLVAGEAQIAMMTRRPTAAELDEGWQLGDLASHDQEFVLALDGVAVVVHRDNPVRRLDIAQLRRLFSGQIRDWREVGGRPGPVRLQMVTGANSARDLVDEQVMAGSAYGMSREHPDGPALLDAVAADPQAIGFITLRQRWGAGVKPLAIAEGGRAVAPTRLNVLSEDYPLTRRLYMYGSQMMGALSRSFALYAMGQHGQDAVASAGHLGVTLRPGYKPPSLFGPAEYKALIGNAMRLPLSLRFNFTGNNDSGVASSVYDSRSVRDIERLAAFMKLPVNQGRQLLVVGFADVGTSTSVAATMMMSNDRADLVAHELMALGLPVLHARGMGAQVPLKAPADSRARLRNERVEIWLL, from the coding sequence GTGGACACCGAACGGGTGCGCATCCACGGTTCGCAGACGCTGGGTGCGCGACTGGTGCCGACGGTGGCCGAGGCCTGGTTGCGCGACATCGGCTATCAGGACATCCGCCGCGTGCAGGCGGCACCGGCAACGACCGAGATCCACGCCGTTCGCGACGGTCAGCCGCTGGTCGTCGAGATCGCCGGCAGCAGTACCGCGCAGGGCTTCGCCGACCTGGTCGCCGGTGAAGCGCAGATCGCGATGATGACGCGGCGGCCGACCGCCGCCGAACTCGATGAGGGCTGGCAGCTCGGCGATCTCGCATCGCACGACCAGGAGTTCGTGCTGGCGCTCGACGGCGTTGCGGTCGTGGTCCATCGCGACAATCCGGTCAGGCGCCTGGACATCGCACAGCTGCGTCGATTGTTCTCCGGACAGATCCGCGACTGGCGCGAAGTCGGTGGGCGACCGGGCCCGGTGCGCCTGCAGATGGTGACGGGCGCGAACTCTGCCCGTGACCTCGTCGATGAGCAGGTGATGGCGGGCAGCGCCTACGGCATGAGCCGCGAGCATCCCGACGGACCGGCGCTGCTGGACGCGGTGGCGGCCGACCCGCAGGCGATCGGCTTCATCACGCTGCGCCAGCGCTGGGGCGCCGGCGTCAAGCCGCTGGCCATCGCCGAAGGCGGCCGTGCCGTCGCACCCACGCGCTTGAACGTGCTCAGCGAGGACTATCCGCTGACGCGTCGCCTGTACATGTACGGCAGTCAGATGATGGGCGCACTGAGCCGCAGCTTCGCGCTGTATGCGATGGGCCAGCACGGCCAGGACGCCGTCGCCTCGGCAGGCCATCTGGGCGTGACGTTGCGTCCGGGCTACAAGCCGCCGTCGCTGTTCGGTCCGGCCGAATACAAGGCGCTGATCGGCAATGCTATGCGCCTTCCGCTCAGCCTGCGCTTCAACTTCACCGGCAACAACGACAGTGGCGTGGCCAGCAGCGTGTACGACAGCCGCTCGGTGCGCGACATCGAGCGACTGGCTGCCTTCATGAAACTGCCGGTGAACCAGGGGCGGCAGTTGCTGGTCGTGGGTTTCGCCGATGTCGGCACCAGCACGTCGGTGGCGGCCACGATGATGATGAGCAACGACCGCGCCGACCTGGTCGCGCACGAGTTGATGGCGCTGGGCCTGCCGGTGCTGCATGCACGTGGCATGGGAGCGCAGGTGCCGTTGAAGGCGCCGGCGGATTCACGCGCGCGCCTGCGCAACGAGCGTGTCGAGATCTGGCTGTTGTGA
- a CDS encoding sulfurtransferase, which yields MSTTQHWGTLVSAAELASALGRSDLVVIDARSRLGDPATAEAAYREAHILGARYAHLERDLSAPPGTAPAMQIDAGRHPWPQLDDFLAALGRWGITPQTQVVAYDAGDGALAAARMWFLLRMLGHERVAVLDGGWEQWQAQGLPVDSDVPQPTPTNYVGTFDESRLLDAAAVQAHLDQGGMLIDARAHERFRGDIEPIDRVAGHVPGARNRPYALSMREGRFRPADELAGELSTLIAARPASDVAVMCGSGVTACHLLLAMEHAGLKGAKLFKGSWSGWIGDPNRQIGTGE from the coding sequence ATGAGCACGACGCAACACTGGGGCACGTTGGTTTCCGCCGCGGAGCTGGCGTCCGCGCTGGGACGCAGTGACCTGGTCGTGATCGATGCGCGCTCGAGGCTGGGCGATCCCGCCACCGCCGAAGCGGCGTACCGCGAGGCGCACATTCTTGGTGCGCGCTACGCGCATCTCGAACGCGACCTGTCCGCGCCGCCGGGTACTGCGCCGGCCATGCAGATCGATGCCGGCCGTCACCCCTGGCCGCAACTCGACGACTTCCTCGCCGCACTCGGTCGCTGGGGCATCACCCCGCAGACCCAGGTCGTGGCCTACGACGCCGGTGACGGTGCGCTTGCGGCTGCACGCATGTGGTTCCTGTTGCGCATGCTTGGCCACGAGCGTGTCGCCGTGCTCGACGGCGGCTGGGAGCAGTGGCAGGCCCAAGGGTTGCCGGTCGACTCCGACGTGCCGCAGCCGACGCCGACCAATTACGTCGGCACGTTCGACGAATCCCGTTTGCTCGATGCGGCCGCAGTGCAGGCGCACCTCGACCAAGGCGGAATGTTGATCGATGCCAGGGCGCACGAGCGGTTCCGCGGCGACATCGAACCGATCGACCGTGTCGCCGGCCACGTGCCCGGCGCACGCAACCGGCCTTATGCACTGAGCATGCGCGAGGGTCGCTTTCGACCAGCCGATGAGCTGGCCGGCGAACTGTCGACGCTTATTGCTGCTCGCCCGGCCAGTGACGTCGCGGTGATGTGCGGCTCAGGCGTCACTGCCTGCCACCTGCTGCTGGCGATGGAGCATGCGGGCCTGAAGGGTGCGAAGTTGTTCAAGGGATCATGGAGTGGATGGATCGGGGATCCGAACCGCCAGATTGGGACAGGCGAGTAA
- a CDS encoding DcaP family trimeric outer membrane transporter, with product MRHDFAASSLAVAVAACAAFSSLPAQAQSTASAEQLKAELSQMRQQLQQQQQMMQRMQQRLDELESKEAAQASAAPAPTPAAPSAPLVASATGPTPEESRIHRPPSALPATAEPLPEGYVQLGDTGNLIKIDVVAQFDMMFDNKFMGAKDLFVPSSIPVQGQPFHDSDSRSNLSAKQSVFRLDFRRQTDYGLLKVVYKNNFFGSGSGDMPYNMQYLYGELEAKDYSLIAGYYLSAFTDIDAFPNTLDYEGPNSFTFKYTPQVRYSPIVYRAGEGKLTVPMSVEKPNADIAQIGDFETYSRIPDLTLGLRWETPDWHIQWANLFRDLGVQSAIGDEHRNTDAYATQLSFAAGLFDNDSVQAWASYGSGYANFLQDISGFGLDAAFNANTDLKAIDAGGWGLGYTHGWSDNVSSSASYGYLRIDPDEDMLIDPSLPKSTRFASLNLAWQFSERAMLGAEYLWGKNTDLNDNDGEAQRLQVTLRYDLNP from the coding sequence ATGCGACATGATTTCGCAGCTTCCTCGCTGGCCGTAGCAGTCGCAGCCTGTGCTGCATTCTCCTCGCTGCCTGCGCAAGCCCAGTCAACCGCCTCGGCCGAGCAACTGAAGGCCGAACTCTCGCAAATGCGCCAGCAGCTGCAACAACAGCAGCAGATGATGCAGAGGATGCAGCAGCGCCTGGACGAACTGGAATCGAAGGAGGCGGCGCAGGCCAGTGCAGCGCCGGCTCCTACTCCGGCCGCTCCGTCGGCACCGCTGGTCGCCTCGGCCACCGGGCCAACGCCTGAAGAGTCACGCATCCATCGGCCGCCGTCGGCATTGCCGGCAACGGCAGAACCGCTGCCCGAGGGCTATGTCCAGCTCGGCGACACCGGCAACCTGATCAAGATCGACGTCGTCGCGCAGTTCGACATGATGTTCGACAACAAGTTCATGGGCGCCAAGGATCTGTTCGTGCCTTCGTCCATACCGGTGCAGGGACAGCCGTTCCACGATTCGGACTCGCGCAGCAACCTCAGCGCCAAGCAGAGCGTGTTCCGCCTCGATTTCCGCCGCCAGACCGACTACGGCCTGTTGAAGGTGGTCTACAAGAACAACTTCTTCGGCAGTGGCAGCGGCGACATGCCGTACAACATGCAGTATCTGTACGGCGAGCTGGAAGCGAAGGACTACTCGCTGATCGCCGGCTACTACCTGTCCGCGTTCACCGACATCGACGCTTTCCCGAACACCCTCGATTACGAGGGTCCGAACTCCTTCACCTTCAAGTACACGCCGCAGGTGCGCTACTCGCCGATCGTGTACCGCGCGGGCGAAGGCAAGCTGACCGTGCCGATGTCGGTTGAGAAGCCGAACGCCGACATCGCCCAGATCGGTGATTTCGAAACCTACTCGCGCATTCCCGACCTGACTCTCGGCCTGCGCTGGGAAACTCCGGACTGGCACATCCAGTGGGCCAACCTGTTCCGCGACCTGGGCGTGCAGAGCGCGATCGGTGACGAGCACCGCAACACCGATGCCTACGCAACCCAACTGAGCTTTGCCGCCGGCCTGTTCGATAACGACAGCGTCCAGGCCTGGGCCAGCTACGGCTCCGGCTACGCCAACTTCCTGCAGGACATCTCCGGGTTCGGGCTGGATGCCGCATTCAACGCCAATACCGACCTGAAGGCCATCGATGCCGGTGGCTGGGGCCTGGGCTACACCCATGGCTGGTCCGACAACGTCAGTTCGAGCGCGTCCTATGGCTACCTGCGGATCGATCCGGACGAGGACATGCTGATCGATCCGAGCCTGCCCAAGAGCACGCGCTTTGCATCGCTCAACCTGGCCTGGCAGTTCTCCGAACGGGCCATGCTCGGCGCCGAATACCTGTGGGGCAAGAACACCGACCTCAACGACAACGACGGCGAAGCACAACGCCTGCAGGTAACGCTCCGCTACGACCTCAACCCCTGA
- a CDS encoding enoyl-CoA hydratase/isomerase family protein, which translates to MIQTHSADGIVEIQLARAPVNALNPELCNQLTAAIGKAVADGAQGLILSGSPKVFSAGLDVPYLVSLGNDRDALMAAWESFFLAARTLAECPVPVVAAIGGHAPAGGCVLALCCDYRVMARSEDPAKPFRIGLNETQVGLVVPVGILRLMQRVVGIYQAERLVVAGEMVAADRAERLGLVDELVDIDEVVTRSREWLGSLLALPQRVMRQTRAIARADVVAALQPEQIQLPRFIDAWSDPATQAALQALVARLGK; encoded by the coding sequence ATGATCCAGACCCATTCCGCCGACGGCATCGTCGAGATCCAGCTGGCGCGCGCGCCGGTCAACGCGCTCAACCCGGAACTGTGCAATCAGCTCACTGCCGCGATCGGCAAGGCCGTCGCCGACGGCGCGCAGGGCCTGATCCTCAGCGGCAGCCCCAAAGTGTTCTCGGCCGGCCTCGACGTGCCCTACCTGGTCTCGCTGGGCAACGATCGCGATGCGCTGATGGCGGCCTGGGAATCGTTCTTCCTGGCTGCACGGACCCTGGCCGAATGCCCGGTGCCGGTGGTGGCCGCGATCGGTGGCCATGCGCCGGCCGGTGGTTGCGTGCTGGCACTGTGCTGCGACTACCGCGTGATGGCGCGCAGCGAAGACCCGGCCAAGCCGTTCCGTATCGGACTCAATGAAACCCAGGTCGGGCTGGTCGTACCGGTCGGCATCCTGCGCCTGATGCAGCGCGTGGTCGGCATCTACCAGGCCGAGCGCCTGGTCGTGGCCGGCGAGATGGTCGCAGCCGATCGCGCCGAGCGCCTTGGCCTGGTCGACGAACTGGTCGACATCGATGAGGTGGTTACGCGTTCGCGCGAGTGGCTCGGATCGCTGCTGGCGCTGCCGCAGCGGGTGATGCGCCAGACCCGCGCCATCGCCCGCGCCGACGTGGTCGCCGCGCTGCAACCGGAACAGATCCAGTTGCCGCGCTTCATCGATGCCTGGAGCGACCCGGCCACGCAGGCAGCGCTGCAGGCGCTGGTGGCGCGCCTGGGCAAGTAA